The Flavobacterium faecale genome has a segment encoding these proteins:
- a CDS encoding lipocalin family protein, whose product MKKRHIVGALALVGVGVILSSCSSKKTIPDKAKAVQDFDKSKYLGKWYEIARLDFKFEEGLNNTTAEYSLMKSGKIKVVNKGYDVEKDKWKKSTGKAKFVGNENVAMLKVSFFGPFYAGYNVIAIDEDYKYALIAGDSLDNLWILSREKSIPLEITSEYMKIAEEIGYNTADLIWVQHTK is encoded by the coding sequence ATGAAAAAGAGACATATAGTTGGTGCACTAGCATTAGTTGGAGTAGGAGTTATTCTTAGTTCATGTTCTAGTAAAAAAACGATTCCAGACAAAGCGAAAGCAGTTCAAGATTTTGATAAAAGTAAGTATTTAGGTAAATGGTACGAAATTGCCCGACTTGATTTTAAATTTGAAGAGGGCTTAAATAATACTACCGCAGAATATTCTTTAATGAAAAGTGGTAAAATCAAGGTCGTAAACAAAGGGTACGATGTGGAGAAGGATAAATGGAAAAAAAGTACAGGAAAAGCCAAGTTTGTAGGCAATGAGAATGTTGCCATGCTTAAGGTTTCTTTCTTCGGACCATTTTATGCAGGGTATAATGTGATTGCAATTGATGAAGATTATAAATATGCGCTAATTGCAGGAGATAGCCTAGATAACTTATGGATATTGTCACGTGAAAAATCAATTCCGTTAGAAATTACTTCAGAGTACATGAAAATTGCAGAGGAAATAGGTTATAATACAGCAGATTTAATTTGGGTACAACACACTAAATAA
- a CDS encoding DUF4349 domain-containing protein: MKKTLGITLLIAFTFSLFSSCKKGEANEEVAALTSDASTISSSAAVEKPGSNRKFIRTADLKFKVKNVAKSTYAIENITNHFDGFVIYTNLQSNIIEQVDTKISQDSTLETTRYNVENNITIRVPNKKLDTVLKSIAKEIKFLDYRVIKADDVSLQSISNTLAENRAAKTEKRIEKAIDTKGKKLTDITTAEATLTDKEAQKDNSKLENLALEDKINFSTLTIQLYQNETVQQEMNATTKDYEYYKPNLGMRVIDALQSGWYMLLNLIVFLFEIWWLLLLATGGVFVYKKCFQKKQS, translated from the coding sequence ATGAAAAAAACATTAGGAATAACATTGCTTATTGCCTTTACTTTCAGTCTTTTCAGTAGTTGTAAAAAAGGAGAAGCCAACGAAGAAGTTGCTGCTCTCACTTCTGATGCTTCTACCATCTCTTCCTCTGCCGCTGTAGAAAAACCAGGGAGCAATCGAAAATTCATTCGTACAGCCGATTTAAAATTTAAAGTCAAAAATGTAGCAAAATCTACTTATGCCATTGAAAACATCACCAACCATTTTGACGGTTTTGTGATTTACACCAATTTACAAAGTAACATAATTGAACAAGTTGATACTAAAATAAGTCAAGACAGCACCCTTGAAACTACTCGTTACAATGTCGAAAATAATATCACCATTAGAGTACCCAACAAAAAGTTGGATACGGTACTAAAATCAATTGCTAAAGAAATCAAATTTCTAGACTATCGTGTTATTAAAGCTGATGACGTTTCCTTGCAATCCATTTCGAACACTCTAGCCGAAAATAGAGCAGCAAAAACAGAAAAAAGAATCGAAAAAGCGATTGACACAAAAGGTAAAAAACTAACAGACATTACTACTGCCGAAGCAACACTAACGGATAAAGAAGCCCAAAAAGACAACTCTAAACTAGAAAATTTGGCTTTAGAGGATAAAATTAATTTTAGTACGCTTACCATACAACTGTACCAAAACGAAACAGTGCAACAAGAAATGAATGCTACTACCAAAGATTACGAATACTACAAACCCAATCTAGGCATGCGCGTGATTGATGCCTTGCAATCAGGCTGGTACATGTTATTGAACCTCATCGTATTTTTATTTGAAATTTGGTGGTTACTCCTGCTTGCAACTGGCGGGGTGTTTGTCTACAAAAAATGCTTTCAGAAAAAGCAATCTTAA